One Phoenix dactylifera cultivar Barhee BC4 chromosome 8, palm_55x_up_171113_PBpolish2nd_filt_p, whole genome shotgun sequence genomic window carries:
- the LOC103711016 gene encoding protein GRIM REAPER-like codes for MAAASLSSPTSAVSILSMIVIVSTIAQCHIASAMEDSHGSVMTDHFLGLNSRSGGRFLAENVKKGEQCDPVTNNICSGTGAKDGTQLLDCCKNHCRDVLGDRNNCGICGNKCKFGQLCCSGKCTAVAYDVENCGKCGKVCNPGVRCEYGSCGYA; via the coding sequence ATGGCCGCCGCAAGCCTCTCTTCTCCAACATCAGCGGTCTCCATTCTATCGATGATCGTGATCGTTTCGACCATCGCACAATGCCACATTGCATCAGCCATGGAGGATAGCCATGGCAGCGTGATGACGGACCACTTCCTCGGCCTCAACTCTCGTTCCGGTGGCCGGTTCCTTGCCGAGAACGTGAAGAAGGGGGAGCAATGCGATCCGGTGACGAACAACATATGCTCGGGGACTGGGGCCAAGGATGGCACCCAGCTCCTGGACTGCTGCAAGAACCATTGCCGCGACGTGCTCGGCGATCGCAATAACTGCGGGATCTGCGGGAACAAGTGCAAGTTCGGGCAGCTCTGCTGCAGTGGGAAGTGCACCGCGGTGGCCTACGACGTTGAGAACTGCGGCAAGTGTGGGAAGGTGTGCAACCCTGGGGTTAGGTGTGAGTATGGGAGCTGCGGATATGCTTGA
- the LOC103708604 gene encoding rapid alkalinization factor-like has product MAPRRGFPLLLLLLLLLLAVACTTNSSALNTVGSEAVADFLAARGDGRCDGLLGQCIDEDTEMETETGISRRGLARAGVRHISYGALSKNRVPCNRRGRSYYNCSRGKSANPYRRGCSVITQCQRIFN; this is encoded by the coding sequence ATGGCTCCGCGCCGCGgattccccctcctcctcctcctcctcctcctgctgctgGCGGTGGCCTGCACCACCAACTCGTCGGCCCTCAACACCGTCGGCTCCGAGGCCGTCGCGGACTTCCTTGCCGCCAGGGGGGATGGGAGGTGTGACGGGCTTCTAGGCCAGTGCATCGACGAGGACACGGAGATGGAGACGGAGACCGGGATCAGCCGGCGTGGCCTGGCAAGAGCCGGCGTCAGGCACATTAGCTACGGCGCGCTCTCCAAGAACCGAGTCCCGTGCAACCGCCGAGGCCGGTCGTACTACAACTGCTCCAGGGGGAAAAGCGCCAACCCCTACCGCCGTGGCTGCAGCGTCATCACGCAGTGCCAGAGGATCTTCAACTGA